One Mangrovimonas cancribranchiae DNA segment encodes these proteins:
- a CDS encoding WYL domain-containing protein, with translation MSKYHISRRLQFIIQFIHDKKQASKEDILEFLADKDFNISSRTLERDFEKIKADFGIELTYSKNNNGYYIDEEKSVKVESFFRFLELVSLADVFADGLKNNNKTLEYVQFDDSSHLKGIDNLETILMAIKQERDLEFTHYSFHYNTYKQKIVTPIIIKEYINRWYLVGVPKGENDIRTFGIERITNINLGELSVINRSSYVQQTHRFEKIIGLMYSNKSPEHIVLKVTHLHLKYLESLPLHPSQKTLPHPDDGFAVVTYNLVPNYEFIIEILKMSIETEVLEPQWLRDRIKKEVEQIYNKYKD, from the coding sequence ATGTCTAAATACCATATTTCAAGACGCTTACAATTTATCATTCAATTTATTCATGATAAAAAACAAGCCTCTAAAGAGGACATTTTAGAATTTTTAGCCGATAAAGATTTTAATATTTCATCACGGACTTTAGAACGTGATTTTGAAAAAATTAAAGCCGATTTTGGTATAGAGCTTACGTATAGTAAAAACAATAACGGATATTATATAGATGAAGAGAAAAGTGTGAAGGTAGAGTCATTTTTTAGGTTTTTAGAATTAGTATCATTAGCCGATGTGTTTGCAGATGGACTTAAGAACAATAACAAAACATTAGAATATGTTCAGTTTGATGACTCTAGCCATTTAAAAGGTATTGATAATCTTGAAACTATCTTAATGGCCATTAAACAGGAACGTGACCTAGAATTCACACACTATAGCTTTCATTATAATACATATAAACAAAAGATTGTGACCCCTATAATTATTAAAGAATATATAAATCGCTGGTATCTTGTGGGAGTTCCTAAAGGTGAAAACGATATTAGAACATTTGGTATTGAACGCATTACTAATATAAATTTAGGAGAACTATCGGTAATTAACCGATCATCCTATGTACAACAAACACATCGTTTTGAAAAGATAATTGGTTTAATGTACTCTAATAAATCACCGGAACACATAGTCCTTAAGGTAACCCATTTACATTTAAAGTACTTAGAGAGTTTGCCGTTACATCCTTCTCAAAAAACGTTACCCCATCCCGATGATGGTTTTGCGGTAGTTACCTATAATTTAGTCCCTAACTACGAGTTTATCATTGAAATATTAAAAATGAGTATCGAAACTGAGGTTTTGGAACCTCAATGGCTTCGAGATCGTATAAAAAAAGAAGTTGAACAAATTTATAATAAATATAAAGACTAA